A window from Solanum stenotomum isolate F172 chromosome 7, ASM1918654v1, whole genome shotgun sequence encodes these proteins:
- the LOC125871827 gene encoding uncharacterized protein LOC125871827: MESNTSLRTLMFNDKIDSPNLSDFLRVKQDHNNNLAGLTLGAVLSNKRESSSSSSSPVHHSNRTLFDIIRDDPSSNSRKPRKWEHFRNKLRLKPNISIQHHSNPITPVENFTSASGSTSRILETAESDGEEIGVELEDQPARMSLMALLTENDGDESAYMIEDGDGDGDEEEHELDVAGIETGTIAVADVVAVGAGGEYNNCCVCMVRHKGAAFIPCGHTFCRLCSRELWVQRGNCPLCNNFILEVLDIF, encoded by the coding sequence ATGGAAAGCAATACTAGTCTAAGAACTTTGATGtttaatgataaaattgattCTCCAAACCTTTCAGATTTTCTCAGAGTCAAACAAGATCATAACAATAATCTTGCCGGCCTTACATTAGGCGCGGTGTTGAGCAACAAACGagagtcttcttcttcttcttcttcccctgtTCACCACTCCAACAGAACTCTCTTCGATATCATTCGAGACGATCCCAGCAGCAACAGCAGAAAACCCAGAAAATGGGAACATTTCAGAAACAAACTCCGTCTCAAACCTAACATTTCAATTCAACACCATAGCAATCCAATAACTCCGGTTGAAAATTTTACATCTGCATCTGGGTCAACGAGTAGAATATTGGAAACTGCAGAGAGTGATGGAGAAGAAATTGGAGTGGAATTGGAGGATCAACCGGCGCGAATGTCATTAATGGCCTTGTTAACAGAGAATGATGGAGATGAATCAGCGTATATGATTGAAGATGGAGATGGAGATGGAGATGAAGAAGAACATGAATTGGATGTTGCCGGCATTGAAACCGGCACCATTGCCGTTGCTGATGTTGTTGCCGTCGGCGCCGGCGGAGAATATAATAATTGTTGTGTGTGTATGGTGAGACATAAGGGCGCTGCGTTTATACCTTGTGGACATACATTTTGCAGATTGTGTTCAAGGGAACTTTGGGTTCAAAGGGGCAATTGCCCCCTCTGCAACAATTTCATATTAGAAGTTCTCGATATTTTCTAA